One Glutamicibacter mishrai genomic window carries:
- a CDS encoding DUF4307 domain-containing protein, with amino-acid sequence MSDPSLTARYNNPKKRNLSKSSRNWLIASAITVGVAGAAYVGFSNYSAITAQDIHYEVVSPTLTKTTIAVEYNAKDRVQCDIRAMNESKAVVGYKTILLDPGEASGLINQQIDVDLHTDNAAVTSGVESCYKVPKDYKG; translated from the coding sequence ATGTCTGATCCAAGCTTAACGGCTCGCTACAACAACCCCAAGAAACGCAACCTGAGTAAATCCTCGCGTAATTGGCTGATTGCTTCGGCCATCACGGTTGGCGTAGCTGGCGCTGCGTATGTTGGCTTCAGCAATTACAGCGCCATCACCGCGCAGGACATCCACTATGAAGTTGTTTCGCCGACCTTGACCAAGACCACCATCGCTGTGGAGTACAACGCCAAGGACCGCGTCCAGTGCGATATCCGTGCGATGAACGAGTCGAAGGCTGTTGTCGGATACAAGACCATCCTGCTGGATCCGGGAGAGGCCAGCGGCCTGATCAACCAGCAGATCGACGTGGACTTGCATACCGATAATGCAGCAGTGACCTCCGGCGTCGAGTCTTGCTACAAGGTTCCCAAGGACTACAAGGGTTAA
- the mca gene encoding mycothiol conjugate amidase Mca yields MAIHAHPDDESSKGAATMAAYVDAGAEVMVVSCTGGERGDILNAAAGELAHAHRDLPGVRRTEMAEAAAVLGIKHRWLGYVDSGLPEGDPLPDLPFGAFALQPVEVAAAGVIKLIREFRPHVITTYDENGGYPHPDHIHSHKVATFAFEHAANPEMYPELGEPWSVSKLYYDRAFAPDRFRALHYAMIEAGYDSPYAERVAQWEADEDNQMFKWVSPHTTTTQIHCADFFSQRDQALLAHRTQIDPEGFFFAVPEHVYAEHWPWEDYTLISSKVATDLPESDLFAGLR; encoded by the coding sequence ATGGCTATTCACGCGCACCCCGATGATGAATCTTCGAAGGGCGCTGCCACCATGGCTGCCTACGTCGACGCAGGTGCCGAAGTCATGGTGGTTTCCTGCACCGGTGGTGAACGTGGAGACATTCTGAACGCAGCGGCTGGAGAACTCGCGCACGCGCACCGCGACCTGCCGGGCGTGCGCCGCACCGAAATGGCCGAAGCCGCCGCGGTGCTGGGCATCAAGCATCGCTGGCTTGGCTACGTTGACTCCGGCCTTCCTGAGGGAGACCCGCTGCCCGACCTTCCTTTCGGCGCCTTTGCACTGCAACCGGTAGAGGTTGCCGCCGCCGGCGTCATCAAGCTGATCCGCGAATTCCGTCCGCACGTCATCACGACCTACGACGAAAACGGCGGCTACCCGCACCCGGATCACATCCACAGCCACAAGGTCGCGACCTTCGCCTTCGAGCATGCCGCCAACCCGGAAATGTATCCGGAATTGGGCGAGCCATGGTCGGTCAGCAAGCTGTACTACGACCGCGCCTTCGCACCCGATCGCTTCCGCGCACTGCACTACGCCATGATCGAAGCCGGCTACGATTCGCCGTACGCAGAGCGGGTGGCACAGTGGGAAGCCGACGAAGACAACCAGATGTTCAAGTGGGTTTCGCCACATACCACCACCACGCAGATCCACTGCGCGGACTTTTTCTCGCAGCGCGACCAGGCGTTGCTGGCACACCGAACCCAGATTGACCCGGAGGGTTTCTTCTTCGCGGTCCCCGAACATGTCTACGCGGAGCACTGGCCATGGGAGGACTACACCTTGATCTCATCCAAGGTCGCCACCGACCTGCCCGAGTCGGACCTCTTCGCCGGACTAAGATAG
- a CDS encoding thioredoxin domain-containing protein translates to MAQRLAGAASQYLRQHAHQPVDWFPYGDEAFEQARLRDVPVMLSIGYAACHWCHVMSHESFDDPQIAQMLNENFVAIKVDREEHPLVDDTYMMATQALTGAGGWPMTIFALPDGRTVHAGTYYPKEPRGRTPGFSQVLQAVHEAWETKREGLEEQADMLAEHLAELGSRQSALLTLESREPAESALSSATERWILSTKPEGGFTQAPKFPPTWALKTLWHSVITRQDSALEAFNAAATSLEAMFLGGLQDHIDGGFARYCVDENWSVPHFEKMLYDNAGLLSLAARSTVLADELMGRASGDESERAQKLAGLARRSAEGIIGFLEEELLIESVANPAFAASLDADSARDAAQIEGAYYSYNREQINQATEALLARLPQGIIRFAPIAEDPEYYCFSLARMPEAAEQPVVDELVAALKTLRSARIRPVRDEKVVAGWNALAVEALCDAFILLEEPKALALAERVATSLWNVHFDEVSGRLARVSFAGRPAENNEGTLQDYAALAVAFLSLKRATGEQLWEDRANRLLARAQDFVDPATGVPRDAVEVDARISAQRSDVAAVSVLDDALPAAGALYAKALAMRAVQGMAESNYTESHAADLERARVLSAHAVALASEAATQVATALEVQTMISSPVHYLALGAWDSAQAMRVRKLAWALGISVHHAPELGGEDTLKIQPCREELCQMPVEGIEQLLGLLQVKG, encoded by the coding sequence GTGGCTCAACGACTTGCTGGCGCAGCCAGCCAATACCTCAGACAACATGCGCACCAACCAGTGGACTGGTTCCCCTACGGGGATGAGGCCTTCGAACAGGCCCGCTTGCGCGATGTGCCGGTGATGCTCTCCATCGGCTACGCGGCCTGCCACTGGTGCCATGTGATGAGCCACGAGTCATTCGACGACCCGCAGATCGCGCAAATGCTCAACGAGAATTTCGTGGCGATCAAGGTCGACCGCGAAGAGCATCCGCTGGTTGACGACACCTACATGATGGCCACCCAGGCGCTGACCGGTGCCGGCGGCTGGCCGATGACCATCTTTGCCCTGCCTGACGGACGCACCGTGCACGCAGGAACCTATTACCCCAAAGAGCCGCGCGGACGCACTCCCGGGTTCAGCCAGGTGCTGCAGGCCGTTCACGAAGCCTGGGAGACCAAACGCGAAGGCCTGGAAGAGCAAGCGGATATGCTCGCCGAGCATTTGGCGGAACTCGGCAGCCGGCAGAGCGCGCTATTGACCCTGGAGTCCCGCGAGCCGGCCGAATCCGCCCTGTCTTCGGCCACCGAGCGCTGGATCCTTTCCACCAAGCCCGAGGGCGGTTTCACCCAAGCCCCGAAATTCCCTCCGACGTGGGCGTTGAAGACGCTATGGCATTCGGTGATCACCCGCCAAGACAGCGCGCTTGAAGCCTTCAACGCGGCCGCTACCAGCTTGGAAGCCATGTTCCTCGGCGGGTTGCAGGACCACATCGACGGCGGATTCGCGCGCTACTGCGTGGATGAAAACTGGTCGGTGCCGCACTTCGAGAAAATGCTCTATGACAATGCCGGCCTGCTCTCGCTCGCCGCACGCAGCACGGTGCTGGCTGATGAATTGATGGGCCGTGCCAGCGGGGATGAATCCGAACGGGCGCAGAAGCTGGCGGGGCTGGCCAGGCGCAGCGCCGAAGGGATCATTGGCTTCCTCGAGGAGGAGCTGCTGATCGAGTCAGTTGCGAATCCTGCCTTTGCCGCCTCGCTGGACGCTGATTCAGCCCGGGATGCCGCACAGATCGAGGGCGCCTACTACAGCTATAACCGCGAGCAGATCAATCAAGCCACCGAAGCGCTGCTGGCGCGCCTGCCTCAAGGAATAATCCGTTTCGCGCCGATCGCCGAAGACCCCGAGTACTACTGCTTCTCGCTGGCCCGGATGCCGGAAGCAGCCGAACAGCCGGTGGTCGACGAACTGGTCGCGGCCCTGAAGACACTGCGCAGTGCGCGGATCCGCCCGGTGCGCGATGAAAAGGTCGTTGCCGGCTGGAATGCCCTGGCCGTCGAAGCGCTCTGCGACGCGTTCATCCTGCTGGAGGAACCCAAAGCCCTGGCGCTGGCAGAGCGTGTGGCCACCTCATTATGGAATGTGCACTTCGATGAGGTATCGGGGCGTTTGGCCAGGGTGAGCTTCGCTGGCCGGCCCGCGGAAAACAATGAAGGAACCTTGCAGGACTATGCAGCCCTGGCCGTCGCCTTCCTGTCGCTGAAACGGGCCACCGGCGAGCAGCTGTGGGAGGACCGCGCCAACCGGCTGCTCGCGCGGGCCCAGGACTTCGTCGATCCAGCCACCGGGGTGCCGCGGGATGCGGTCGAGGTAGATGCCCGCATCTCTGCCCAGCGCAGTGATGTGGCAGCGGTCAGCGTGCTTGACGACGCGCTGCCTGCGGCCGGAGCGCTCTACGCCAAGGCGCTGGCCATGCGTGCGGTTCAGGGCATGGCCGAGTCGAACTACACCGAGTCGCATGCTGCCGATCTTGAGCGCGCGCGGGTGCTGTCGGCCCATGCCGTGGCGCTCGCCTCCGAGGCCGCCACTCAGGTGGCGACCGCCCTGGAAGTCCAAACCATGATCAGTTCACCCGTGCACTACCTGGCCCTGGGTGCCTGGGACTCCGCGCAGGCCATGCGCGTGCGCAAGCTGGCGTGGGCTCTGGGGATCAGCGTGCATCATGCACCTGAACTAGGCGGCGAGGACACCTTGAAGATCCAGCCGTGCCGCGAAGAGCTATGCCAGATGCCGGTTGAAGGCATCGAACAGCTGCTGGGGCTGCTGCAGGTCAAGGGCTAG
- a CDS encoding isoprenyl transferase translates to MQLPNLAYRYYERRLAKSLPADKLPHHIGVMVDGNRRWAKLAGSPTMAGHQAGADKILEFLDWCEELNIKMVTLYMLSTDNLNREAGELRDLLEVIGSTLDRLGETNRVKVQQVGAKDLLPADLAQKLAVLETITENRTGVHVNVAIGYGGRREILDAFKALLCQAAEEGRTVEEVAENLSTDDIESALYTKGQPDPDLVIRTSGEQRLSGFLTWQSAYSEFYFCEALWPDFRRVDFLRALRDFADRQRRFGT, encoded by the coding sequence GTGCAGCTTCCCAACCTTGCGTACCGTTACTACGAACGGCGCTTGGCGAAGTCACTGCCTGCTGACAAGCTCCCGCACCACATCGGTGTAATGGTCGATGGAAATCGCCGCTGGGCGAAGCTGGCTGGTTCTCCTACCATGGCCGGGCATCAGGCTGGCGCCGATAAGATCTTGGAGTTCCTTGACTGGTGCGAGGAACTGAACATCAAAATGGTGACGCTCTATATGCTCTCCACCGACAACCTCAACCGCGAGGCCGGCGAGCTCAGGGACCTCTTGGAAGTCATCGGCTCCACGCTGGATCGCTTGGGGGAAACCAACCGGGTGAAGGTACAGCAGGTGGGCGCCAAGGATCTGCTTCCCGCAGACTTGGCGCAGAAGCTGGCTGTCTTGGAAACGATCACCGAGAACCGTACCGGAGTGCATGTGAACGTGGCCATCGGCTACGGTGGCCGGCGCGAAATCCTCGACGCCTTCAAGGCGTTGCTGTGCCAAGCGGCCGAGGAGGGCCGGACCGTAGAGGAAGTGGCAGAAAACCTGTCCACGGACGATATCGAATCCGCGCTGTACACGAAGGGACAGCCGGATCCGGACCTGGTGATTCGAACCAGCGGCGAGCAGCGCCTGAGCGGATTCCTGACCTGGCAGAGCGCCTATTCCGAGTTCTATTTCTGCGAGGCATTGTGGCCTGACTTCCGTCGAGTCGACTTCTTGCGCGCCTTGCGCGACTTCGCTGATCGCCAGCGCCGTTTCGGAACCTAA
- a CDS encoding PhoH family protein, whose protein sequence is MSRTAEQDVRTYVIDTSVLLSDPKAMFHFEEHHVVIPLTVVTELENKRKDPDLGYFARQALRLLDDLIASHGGLAQAVPVSSAGGTLRIELNHIAPEVLPVGMRSGDNDARILAVAKHLLDSGLDVALVTKDLPMRIKASAMGIHAEVYRNELITPTGWTGIQQLELDEESMATLYEREQLSNLPAVAEAPINTGFVITSPRGSALARKTNETTLKLVRGDQQAFGLHGRSAEQRIALDLLMDPSVGIVSLGGNAGTGKSALALCAGMEAVLERREHRKITVFRPLYAVGGQELGYLPGSEGEKMGPWAQAVFDTLGSIVSKNAIDEVLERGMLEVLPLTHIRGRSLHDSYVIVDEAQSLERNVLLTVLSRIGQNSKVVLTHDVAQRDNLHVGRHDGIAAVVEQLKGHSLFGHVTLTRSERSAIAALVTEMLDSPTLR, encoded by the coding sequence ATGAGCCGAACTGCCGAACAGGACGTACGAACCTACGTCATTGACACCTCGGTATTGCTTTCTGATCCGAAGGCGATGTTCCACTTTGAAGAGCATCATGTGGTGATTCCATTGACTGTGGTCACCGAGCTGGAGAACAAGCGCAAGGATCCCGATCTCGGCTACTTTGCGCGCCAAGCCTTGCGTTTGCTTGATGACCTGATTGCCAGCCACGGCGGACTTGCCCAGGCCGTTCCGGTGTCATCGGCAGGAGGCACGCTGCGCATCGAACTCAACCACATTGCTCCTGAAGTTCTCCCAGTCGGAATGCGCTCGGGTGATAACGACGCCCGCATCCTCGCCGTTGCCAAGCACCTGTTGGACTCAGGGCTTGACGTCGCTCTGGTGACCAAGGATCTGCCCATGCGCATCAAGGCCTCCGCGATGGGTATCCACGCCGAGGTCTATCGCAACGAGCTGATCACCCCCACCGGCTGGACCGGAATCCAGCAGCTGGAACTGGATGAGGAATCGATGGCGACGCTCTACGAGCGCGAACAGCTATCCAACCTGCCCGCGGTTGCCGAAGCGCCGATCAATACGGGCTTCGTGATCACCTCGCCACGCGGCAGCGCACTGGCCCGCAAAACCAATGAGACCACGCTGAAGCTGGTTCGCGGAGATCAGCAGGCCTTTGGGCTGCATGGCCGCAGCGCAGAGCAGCGGATCGCCCTTGACCTGCTGATGGATCCGTCGGTGGGCATCGTCTCCCTTGGCGGCAACGCCGGTACCGGCAAATCGGCACTGGCATTGTGCGCCGGAATGGAAGCGGTCCTCGAACGCCGCGAACACCGCAAGATCACCGTCTTCCGTCCGCTCTATGCAGTGGGCGGCCAAGAGCTGGGCTACCTTCCGGGCTCTGAAGGCGAGAAGATGGGGCCGTGGGCCCAGGCGGTATTCGACACCCTCGGCTCGATCGTTTCGAAGAACGCGATCGATGAGGTCCTGGAGCGCGGAATGCTCGAAGTCCTGCCGCTGACGCATATCCGCGGACGTTCCCTGCATGATTCATATGTCATTGTTGACGAGGCCCAGTCGCTGGAGCGCAACGTGCTGCTTACCGTGCTTTCGCGCATCGGGCAGAACTCCAAGGTGGTGCTCACCCACGACGTGGCCCAGCGCGATAACCTGCATGTGGGTCGCCATGACGGCATTGCCGCGGTGGTGGAGCAGCTCAAGGGACATTCCCTATTTGGGCACGTGACGCTCACCCGCTCCGAGCGTTCAGCTATTGCCGCTCTGGTGACCGAAATGCTCGATTCGCCGACGTTGCGCTAA
- a CDS encoding prepilin peptidase: MSQIWSIALEGPFEAVLVMLQVLCFAVFGFLLSKEDISSHRLPNRLVGLWFIASLVFVLCLGICRDGLPGILQGALGMLLLGGGYLLISLISAGAMGMGDVKLAAVLGLNLGYYSLSSLFLATLLTFVAATCWVIGGVAARKLTLKSAVPFGPFMILGAFAVLLMAR, from the coding sequence ATGTCGCAGATCTGGAGCATTGCATTAGAAGGTCCCTTCGAGGCGGTCCTTGTGATGCTCCAAGTGCTCTGCTTTGCTGTTTTTGGTTTCCTGCTGTCCAAGGAAGATATCTCCAGCCATCGACTGCCGAATCGGCTTGTGGGCCTGTGGTTCATTGCCAGCCTGGTCTTTGTTCTTTGTTTGGGCATCTGCCGCGATGGGCTGCCCGGAATTCTGCAAGGAGCCTTGGGGATGCTCTTGCTGGGCGGGGGATATCTTCTGATCAGCCTCATCTCTGCCGGAGCCATGGGCATGGGCGATGTGAAGCTGGCGGCGGTGCTCGGCTTGAACCTTGGCTACTATTCGTTGTCCTCGCTGTTCCTTGCGACGTTGCTGACTTTTGTCGCAGCAACATGCTGGGTGATCGGGGGAGTAGCGGCGCGCAAGCTGACCTTGAAGTCCGCCGTGCCCTTCGGCCCGTTCATGATCCTTGGAGCATTCGCTGTGCTGCTTATGGCACGATGA
- a CDS encoding NUDIX hydrolase, giving the protein MATPEFITKLRTHIGHEMLWLSGVKVVVFHGEQVLLVRRADNGLWTLPAGIIDPGEEPSHTAQREVLEETGVSCEVTDLIGVGVTAPTVYPNGDNAQYLDIVFRARHLSGDAVINDDENLEVGYFDLQDRPELPPLHERALSWALAPRPGGYFA; this is encoded by the coding sequence ATGGCAACTCCTGAATTCATCACCAAGCTGCGTACACATATAGGTCATGAGATGCTGTGGCTCTCCGGGGTGAAAGTGGTTGTATTCCATGGCGAGCAGGTGTTGCTGGTGCGTCGCGCCGATAACGGCTTGTGGACCTTGCCCGCCGGAATCATCGACCCGGGCGAGGAGCCATCGCATACCGCCCAGCGTGAGGTGCTTGAGGAGACAGGTGTCTCATGCGAGGTGACGGATTTGATCGGCGTGGGAGTGACTGCGCCAACTGTTTATCCCAATGGCGATAACGCCCAATATCTTGATATTGTCTTCCGTGCCCGGCATCTGAGCGGCGATGCAGTGATCAACGATGACGAAAATCTTGAGGTGGGGTACTTCGATCTGCAGGATCGTCCGGAACTTCCTCCACTGCATGAGCGGGCCCTGTCGTGGGCTCTGGCCCCACGCCCGGGCGGCTATTTCGCATAG
- a CDS encoding MDR family MFS transporter, which produces MSTTTSSRKTPGDAPLVLTQRRIWIIFSALIAGMLLSSLDQTIVSTAMPTIVGKLGGVEHQAWITTAYLLATTIVMPIYGKFGDVLGRRNLFMIAIALFTLASVGAAFSTSFWMFVIFRAIQGLGGGGLMILSQAIIADIVPASDRGKYMGPLGGIFGLSAVAGPLLGGFFVDHLTWEWAFYINIPVGIAAFAIAWFALTLPNKKAEKKIDVLGVLLLSIATTCLIFFTDFGGSSAHGWAAVETWAWGAGLVVAATLFVLAEAKAEDPIIPLSLFKNKVFINATAIGFTLGIGMFSAIAFVPTFLQMSSGTSAAVSGLLMVPMMVGMMGTSIYSGMAISKTGRYKGYPIAGTIVTLAAMLAFTTLTAQTPLWLICAYLFVLGAGMGLIMQVVVLVVQNAVGPEMVGTATSTNNYFREVGASLGVAIFGALFTNNLSEKLLNVFSGAGASAADAGQAAATLDPQTLSSLPDALRDGIVDAYASSLAPVFWYLIPFLVVAFALALFLKQIPLSDTAGMVARGEAIGGDDAIAYEEAQRAAHTEPAGNDMESEGNVLVAERTGDEGIPEETK; this is translated from the coding sequence ATGTCAACAACCACCAGTTCCCGGAAAACCCCGGGCGATGCGCCACTGGTACTTACCCAGCGGCGCATCTGGATCATCTTCTCCGCGCTGATCGCAGGAATGCTCCTGTCATCACTGGATCAGACCATCGTCTCCACCGCCATGCCGACCATTGTCGGCAAGCTCGGCGGCGTAGAGCACCAGGCCTGGATCACCACCGCTTACCTGCTGGCTACCACCATCGTGATGCCCATTTATGGCAAGTTCGGCGACGTACTCGGACGCCGCAACCTGTTCATGATTGCCATTGCCCTGTTCACGCTGGCTTCGGTTGGCGCAGCATTCTCCACCAGCTTCTGGATGTTCGTGATCTTCCGTGCCATCCAGGGCCTGGGTGGCGGCGGCTTGATGATCCTCTCGCAGGCCATCATTGCTGATATCGTCCCGGCTTCCGATCGCGGCAAGTACATGGGACCGCTGGGTGGCATCTTCGGTTTGTCCGCAGTCGCCGGCCCGCTGCTTGGCGGCTTCTTCGTTGACCACCTGACCTGGGAATGGGCTTTCTACATCAACATTCCGGTAGGCATCGCCGCCTTTGCCATCGCCTGGTTCGCTCTGACCCTGCCTAACAAGAAGGCAGAAAAGAAGATCGACGTCCTCGGCGTGCTCCTGCTGTCGATTGCCACGACCTGCCTGATCTTCTTCACCGACTTCGGCGGCTCCTCCGCACACGGCTGGGCAGCAGTGGAAACCTGGGCTTGGGGCGCCGGCCTGGTTGTCGCCGCGACCTTGTTCGTCTTGGCTGAAGCCAAGGCCGAGGATCCGATCATCCCGCTGAGCCTGTTCAAGAACAAGGTCTTCATCAACGCCACGGCCATCGGCTTCACCCTGGGCATCGGAATGTTCTCGGCAATCGCCTTCGTGCCAACCTTCCTGCAAATGTCCTCGGGAACCTCCGCTGCCGTATCCGGCCTGCTGATGGTTCCAATGATGGTCGGCATGATGGGTACCTCGATCTACTCCGGTATGGCAATCTCCAAGACCGGTCGATACAAGGGCTACCCGATCGCTGGCACCATCGTCACCCTCGCGGCCATGCTGGCCTTCACCACCCTGACCGCGCAGACCCCGCTGTGGCTCATTTGCGCCTACCTGTTTGTCCTGGGCGCCGGCATGGGCCTGATCATGCAGGTTGTGGTCCTGGTAGTCCAGAACGCCGTTGGCCCGGAAATGGTCGGTACGGCCACCTCCACGAACAACTACTTCCGTGAGGTCGGCGCATCGCTGGGCGTCGCGATCTTCGGTGCATTGTTCACCAACAACCTGTCCGAGAAGCTCCTGAATGTCTTCTCCGGTGCGGGTGCCAGTGCCGCTGATGCCGGCCAGGCTGCCGCCACGCTGGATCCGCAGACCCTGTCTTCGCTGCCTGATGCGCTGCGTGACGGCATCGTTGATGCCTACGCCAGCTCGCTGGCTCCGGTCTTCTGGTACCTGATTCCATTCCTGGTGGTGGCCTTCGCCCTGGCCTTGTTCCTCAAGCAGATCCCGCTGTCGGACACCGCCGGCATGGTCGCTCGTGGCGAAGCCATCGGCGGCGATGACGCCATCGCTTATGAAGAAGCCCAGCGCGCGGCGCACACCGAGCCTGCTGGAAACGACATGGAATCTGAAGGCAACGTGCTGGTCGCTGAGCGGACCGGCGACGAGGGCATTCCAGAGGAAACCAAGTAG
- a CDS encoding TetR/AcrR family transcriptional regulator, whose translation MQKTRTAITRHSRELTAEFGFNGFTIEQVCERVGISRRTFFNYFPSKIDAVFGHDSDAMPEGIIERFMAARPKDITGISPTLLADLTAMTAERLSFDEAEIISTHGFFTAAHRDPDLLQHMVQTGPKKEAEFRELIASREGMDPQDPLLSSLLHIIKHTSLQAIEAYVEDSGKRPLAEEFMDLMSRIQHIMGQPLKRSDD comes from the coding sequence ATGCAAAAAACCCGCACAGCCATCACTCGCCATAGCCGCGAGCTGACGGCGGAGTTCGGCTTTAACGGTTTCACCATTGAACAGGTATGCGAGCGCGTCGGCATTTCTCGCCGCACCTTCTTCAACTACTTCCCCAGCAAAATCGACGCGGTCTTCGGACACGACTCCGACGCCATGCCAGAAGGCATAATCGAGCGTTTCATGGCCGCCCGGCCCAAGGACATCACCGGCATTTCCCCGACATTGCTTGCGGATTTGACGGCGATGACTGCCGAACGACTGAGCTTTGACGAAGCCGAAATCATCAGCACCCACGGCTTTTTCACCGCTGCCCACCGCGACCCCGACCTGTTGCAGCACATGGTGCAGACCGGGCCCAAAAAAGAGGCGGAATTCCGTGAACTCATCGCGTCACGCGAAGGAATGGATCCGCAGGATCCACTGCTCTCAAGCCTCTTGCACATCATCAAGCACACCTCCCTCCAAGCCATCGAAGCCTACGTTGAAGACTCCGGCAAGCGCCCGCTGGCCGAGGAGTTCATGGATCTGATGAGCAGGATCCAACACATCATGGGCCAGCCCCTGAAACGCAGCGACGACTAA
- a CDS encoding GNAT family N-acetyltransferase, with amino-acid sequence MSQIELREPTVDLHQSFMQSTAEWNGVDQDGASMFFADKYGWDLADPAHFALWVQLLKDLATPDFTPLPGFVLQSTLWVVENEQYLGAVSLRHELGNDYLKEVGGHIGYGIRPSARRRGLAKLALAGSLEQARALGMPKVMITCNDSNIGSAKTIESCGGVLESIKPRSVVGPLFGCPDDVRRYWITLD; translated from the coding sequence ATGAGTCAGATAGAACTTCGCGAACCCACCGTTGACCTGCATCAATCATTTATGCAGAGCACTGCGGAATGGAACGGCGTGGACCAAGACGGCGCCTCGATGTTCTTTGCCGATAAATATGGCTGGGATCTGGCTGACCCTGCGCATTTTGCGTTGTGGGTGCAATTGCTCAAGGATCTGGCAACGCCGGACTTCACGCCCCTGCCCGGTTTCGTTTTGCAGAGCACCCTGTGGGTAGTGGAAAACGAGCAGTATCTGGGCGCAGTGAGTTTGCGGCATGAACTAGGCAACGATTATCTAAAAGAAGTCGGCGGCCATATTGGCTACGGCATCCGGCCAAGTGCCAGGCGCAGGGGACTAGCCAAGCTGGCGCTCGCCGGCTCGTTGGAGCAAGCGCGAGCACTGGGAATGCCGAAAGTCATGATTACCTGCAATGATTCCAACATCGGATCAGCGAAGACCATCGAATCCTGCGGCGGAGTACTTGAAAGCATCAAGCCCCGGAGCGTAGTCGGGCCACTTTTCGGCTGCCCGGATGATGTGCGCCGTTATTGGATTACCCTGGACTGA